AGCGAGTGCTACCAGATTGACCACTTTGACACAGAGGTGCTGGTCAAAGCTAACGCCATTGACCTGTTGCGGCAGGAATTGGCCCGCAAGCGGGTCAAAGGCACTATTGGCCTGGGGTCAATGAACGATCCCTATATGCCCCTGGAAAAGAAAGTCAACCTGACCGGGAGAGCATTGAACGCAATTGCTGAATTTGGCTTTCCGGTACACGTTATCACCAAGAGCGATTTGGTGCTCCGAGATTTGGACACGCTACGGGAGATCAACCGCATCTACGCAGCGGTCAGCTTCACCATTACTACTGCTGATGATGAATTGGGCAAAAAATTGGAGCCGGGGGCGTCGTTAGTTTCGGGCCGTCTTAAAGCCATCCAGCTTTTGGCCAAAAATGGCATCCACACCGGCATTACTATGATGCCCATTTTACCCTATATTGAGGATACCGAAGAAAACATCACGGCCATCGTGCAGCAGGCGCATGCGCACGGCGCGGCCTACATCATTCCCTCGTTTGGCGTAACCCTGCGTGACCGGCAGCGAGCGTATTATTACCAAAAACTCGATCAATTATTCCCGGCAGTCAGGCAGCATTATCAGCGAAGATATGGTAATCAGTATCACTGTCCGGCGCTGAATGTCGAATTTTTGGCCGGGGTGTTTTACGAGTTATGCGATCATTATAGTATCGCCACGCGGCTGACCCCTTACATCCCTCCACCGACCACCCAAATGCGGCTGTTTTAGCTTGGATAGACTCTCCCAACTCCTTCCAGATTTCCTAAAATTCCCTTATAATTATGACAGAAACTGTCATAATTATACCTTATAATGTTTCCAGTGGCCGTCAGAAAAACGGTAGAAAAGAGAAGAATATGGCTACCACAGCCACGCGACTGATTTCGCTGATTATGCTGTTGCAGCGACGCCCCAACCAAAAGGCCGCCGAACTGGCGGATGAACTGGGCGTATCGGTGCGAACCTTGCAACGTTATATGGAAATGTTGGATGAAATGGGCATCCCGGTTTACTCCGAGCGAGGGCCGCACGGCGGTTTTTCCCTGGTGCGAGGGTACAAGATGCCGCCGCTGATGCTCACGCCCGAAGAGGCCGTGGCTGTGTATCTAGGTACGAGTCTGGTGGAGGAAATGTGGGGCCAGTTATATCAAAACGCCGCGCGCGGAGCGTTGGTCAAGTTAGATAACGTGCTCCCCAATGAGCAGCGGCACGAGATTGCCTGGGCGCGGCGGGCCCTCCTGGCTACCCATATGCATCGTATTGATTACGAACGCCTGACCCCTCATTTGGAAAAACTACGCCGGGCTGTTCGTGAACGGCGGCGATTGCGCATGACCTACCGGAGACGCAGCCAGCCAGAACCTTTGCAGCGTGAGGTTGATCTCTACGCCCTGGTTCATCGCTGGGGGTGGTGGTATGCCATCGGTTACTGTCATACGCGGGGGGCCGTTCGTTCTTTTCGAGTAGACCGCGTAATTGAATTGATGCTGCTTGACGAGATGTTTGATGTGCCAGTAAATTTTGATATTCAGCAGTATCTGGCTTCAGAACCACATACCCAACCACAGGTGCAAGTATGCCTTAGTTTTGCGCCGGAGGGTGCGCTCTTGGCCCTTGATGACCGGGCGATGTGGGACTCAGTAGACGAACAGCCCGATGGCTCGGTAGTGGTTACTTTTGCCATATCCAGTTTAGAATGGGCCGCCCGCGTAGTCCTGAATTATGGATCACAAGTGGTGGTGTTGCAACCGGAAGACCTGCGTGGTCTGGTGCGTGAACAGAGCCAGGCCATCGCTGCCCTATATGAATAAATTATGGAGGAAGAATATGACTAACAACATCAAAATCATCACGGTTGATGCGACCAACGTGGCCGAACACGGCTTTTTTTGCTTCAAAAGTAAGCCCAAATCCGAAGGCTATCAACGTAAGTTGGCCTGGCTCCAACAGCGATTTGCGGAAGGCATGCAGATCAAGCTGGTCTACGAAGGCCCCCGGTCCGTGGGTTTTGTTGAATACATCCCCGGTGAATATGCCTGGCGGGCCGTGAACGCCAAAGATTATCTGGTTATCCATTGCCTCTGGGTGGTGGGCAAATGCAAAAAGAAAGGCTACGGCACGCGCCTGTTGAATGAGTGCCTTGAACACGCCCAAAAAATCGGCAAACAGGGCGTGGCCATGGTCACCAGTTCGGGCGTTTGGTTGGCCGATAAAAAACTGCTGCTGAAAAACGGGTTTGAAGAAGTTGACCAGGCCCCGCCGTCGTTCTCGTTGCTGGTTAAAAAATTTAATGACGCGCCCCCGCCAAGTTTCCCCACCGATTGGGACGAGCGGGCCAATCGTTACGGCCAGGGATTGACCATTATTCGTTCCGACCAATGCCCTTACATTCCCGACGCGGTGGCTATTATTGCTGACTTCTTTGCCGGGCGCAATATCCCCACGCGGGAGCTCGAATTGACCAACGCCCAGGAAGTGCAAGAATTATCGCCATCGCCCTACGGTTTGTTTGGCGTGGTGTATAACGGCAAGTTGTTGAGTTACCACTATCTGGGGCAAAAGGATTTAATCAAATTGATGGGTGATTGAGGAAGAGTCAATATTTTATGTCAACAGTGGAAACGTACTATATAAAACAATACCAGGGGATTGTGCCTGCCTGCGGCGTTTTTTGTGGGGGGTGTCCAAACTACGTGCGCGATAGGAAACCATGTCCGGGCGCGTCGGAGGCGGGCAGATGCGATCAATGTAAATTTTATTTATGCTGTACCGAACGCGGTCTCAGCCATTGTTTTGAATGTGAAATATTTCCGTGCAAACAGTTCAAACGTTTTGCTCAAAGCTGGAAAAAGTACGGCCAGGATTTTATAGCCAATCAATTGCTGCTGAAAGAAGTGGGCGAAAAA
This is a stretch of genomic DNA from Anaerolineae bacterium. It encodes these proteins:
- a CDS encoding radical SAM protein: SECYQIDHFDTEVLVKANAIDLLRQELARKRVKGTIGLGSMNDPYMPLEKKVNLTGRALNAIAEFGFPVHVITKSDLVLRDLDTLREINRIYAAVSFTITTADDELGKKLEPGASLVSGRLKAIQLLAKNGIHTGITMMPILPYIEDTEENITAIVQQAHAHGAAYIIPSFGVTLRDRQRAYYYQKLDQLFPAVRQHYQRRYGNQYHCPALNVEFLAGVFYELCDHYSIATRLTPYIPPPTTQMRLF
- a CDS encoding YafY family transcriptional regulator, translated to MATTATRLISLIMLLQRRPNQKAAELADELGVSVRTLQRYMEMLDEMGIPVYSERGPHGGFSLVRGYKMPPLMLTPEEAVAVYLGTSLVEEMWGQLYQNAARGALVKLDNVLPNEQRHEIAWARRALLATHMHRIDYERLTPHLEKLRRAVRERRRLRMTYRRRSQPEPLQREVDLYALVHRWGWWYAIGYCHTRGAVRSFRVDRVIELMLLDEMFDVPVNFDIQQYLASEPHTQPQVQVCLSFAPEGALLALDDRAMWDSVDEQPDGSVVVTFAISSLEWAARVVLNYGSQVVVLQPEDLRGLVREQSQAIAALYE
- a CDS encoding GNAT family N-acetyltransferase; translated protein: MTNNIKIITVDATNVAEHGFFCFKSKPKSEGYQRKLAWLQQRFAEGMQIKLVYEGPRSVGFVEYIPGEYAWRAVNAKDYLVIHCLWVVGKCKKKGYGTRLLNECLEHAQKIGKQGVAMVTSSGVWLADKKLLLKNGFEEVDQAPPSFSLLVKKFNDAPPPSFPTDWDERANRYGQGLTIIRSDQCPYIPDAVAIIADFFAGRNIPTRELELTNAQEVQELSPSPYGLFGVVYNGKLLSYHYLGQKDLIKLMGD
- a CDS encoding DUF3795 domain-containing protein, whose translation is MSTVETYYIKQYQGIVPACGVFCGGCPNYVRDRKPCPGASEAGRCDQCKFYLCCTERGLSHCFECEIFPCKQFKRFAQSWKKYGQDFIANQLLLKEVGEKEFLAQWNAGERQCEAL